A region from the Eublepharis macularius isolate TG4126 chromosome 13, MPM_Emac_v1.0, whole genome shotgun sequence genome encodes:
- the CRYBB3 gene encoding beta-crystallin B3, producing the protein MTEQQSPPGEMAAAESAEETGQSFKVTLYEMENFQGRKCELTHESPNVMEKEVEKVGSLQVESGPWLGFERQAFGGEQFVLEKGDYPRWDSWSNSHRSDSLMSIRPLPIDSPDHKIHLFENSGYGGRKMEIVEDDVPSLWAHGFQDRVASVKVLDGTWVGYEYPGYRGRQYVLEKGEYRHWNEWDASQPLIQSVRRIRDQQWHQRGCFEGC; encoded by the exons ATGACAGAACAGCAAAGCCCCCCAGGAGAGATGGCAGCTGCTGAGAGCGCGGAGGAAACGGGGCAAAGCTTCAAG GTCACGCTCTATGAAATGGAGAATTTCCAAGGCAGGAAATGTGAACTGACCCACGAGAGTCCCAACGTGATGGAGAAGGAGGTTGAGAAAGTGGGCTCCCTTCAGGTGGAGTCTGGCCC GTGGCTCGGCTTCGAGCGGCAGGCGTTTGGTGGGGAGCAGTTTGTGCTGGAGAAGGGGGACTACCCCCGCTGGGATTCCTGGTCCAACAGCCACAGGAGTGACAGCCTCATGTCCATTCGGCCCCTGCCAATT GACAGCCCCGACCATAAGATCCACCTGTTTGAAAACTCCGGATACGGAGGGAGGAAGATGGAGATTGTGGAGGACGATGTCCCCAGCTTGTGGGCTCATGGCTTCCAGGACCGGGTGGCCAGCGTCAAGGTCCTGGACGGAAC ATGGGTGGGCTATGAATACCCCGGGTACCGTGGCCGCCAGTATGTCCTGGAGAAGGGCGAGTACCGCCACTGGAACGAGTGGGATGCCAGCCAGCCCCTGATTCAGTCCGTGCGGCGCATCCGGGACCAGCAGTGGCACCAACGGGGCTGCTTTGAGGGGTGCTGA